Proteins from a genomic interval of Trichoderma breve strain T069 chromosome 2, whole genome shotgun sequence:
- a CDS encoding glycosyl hydrolase family 47 domain-containing protein codes for MMLPMVALLWLGCSLLWPVGAMRSDYLAQLRQDTVDMFYHGYSSYMEHAFPEDELRPISCAPLTRDRDNPGRISLNDALGNYSLTLIDSLSTLAILAGGPQTGSYTGPQALSDFQDGVAEGFDLDSKVQVFETVIRGVGGLLSAHLFAIGELPITGYNPKPEGIAGDDPLELPPISWPNGLKYDGQLLRLALDLSERLLPAFYTPTGIPYPRVNLRSGIPFYVNSPLNQNLAEAMEEQSGRPEITETCSAGAGSLVLEFTVLSRLTGDPRFEQAAKRAFWEVWHRRSEIGLIGNGIDAERGLWIGPHAGIGAGMDSFFEYALKSHILLSGLGMPNASTSRRQNAFLQAWHQAHASVKRYLYTDRSHFPYYSNNHRATGQPYAMWIDSLGAFYPGLLALAGEVEEAIEANLVYTALWTRYSALPERWSVREGNVEAGIGWWPGRPEFIESTYHIYRATRDPWYLHVGEMVLRDIMRRCYAECGWAGLQDVQTGEKQDRMESFFLGETAKYMYLLFDPDHPLNNMDAAYVFTTEGHPLIIPKSKRGSPNREKTRKVKKSKDVAVYTYYDEQFTNSCPAPAAPLEHHLMSSATAARPDLFAVSRFTDLYRTPNVHGPLELVEMRDKKKGRVVGYRATSNHTIFPWTLPPSMLPENGTCVAPPERIISLIEFPANDLTSGIASRFGTHLSWQTHLGPTVNMLEGLRLQLEQVLDPTSGDYKWRITHIGNTQLGRYETVFFHAEHIKHLKDEVFSCRRRKDAVEIELLVDKPEISNSTLEFSEELLDDEMDDMMDNDTINAENLASNSLFQSLLRAVSSVFEPVYTAIPASDASEGTAKIYSYDAYTSTGPGAYPMPSIPDTPITGNPFYNAKYPAFNFPWSTVYLADQACDGPLPAAAPREHQVIVMRRGGCSFSRKLDNIPSFSPHEKSLQLVIILDEPPTDEDGADEDDEGVVRDRGDLPRPLLDREQTTPKGMKRLHGIPMVLMRADQGDYERFGRAMGVGMRRKYRVESQGLVVENAAVL; via the exons ATGATGCTGCCGATGGTCGCATTGCTATGGCTGGGCTGCTCGTTGCTGTGGCCGGTCGGCGCCATGCGCTCGGACTATCTGGCCCAGCTGCGGCAGGACACGGTGGACATGTTCTATCACGGGTATAGCAGCTATATGGAGCATGCTTTTCCCGAGGACGAG CTACGTCCAATATCGTGTGCTCCCCTGACGCGAGATCGAGATAATCCCGGGCGAATCAGCTTGAACGATGCTCTTGGCAACTACTCCCTGACTCTGATAGACAGCCTGTCCACGCTTGCGATTCTGGCTGGTGGTCCGCAGACGGGCTCATATACTGGACCACAGGCTCTGAGTGACTTTCAAGATGGCGTGGCCGA AGGCTTCGACCTAGACAGCAAAGTCCAAGTGTTCGAGACTGTCATCCGTGGCGTAGGCGGCCTCCTGAGCGCACACTTGTTCGCCATCGGAGAGCTACCCATTACTGGATACAACCCGAAGCCAGAGGGAATCGCAGGCGATGACCCCTTGGAACTGCCTCCCATCTCGTGGCCAAACGGATTAAAGTACGACGGCCAGCTGCTAAGACTCGCTCTCGATCTTTCTGAACGACTGCTTCCTGCTTTTTACACCCCAACCGGTATCCCATATCCTCGGGTCAATCTCCGCAGCGGCATCCCCTTTTACGTCAACTCTCCCCTCAACCAAAACCTGGCGGAGGCAATGGAGGAGCAAAGCGGCCGTCCAGAGATTACCGAGACCTGTAGTGCTGGGGCTGGGAGCCTGGTTCTTGAGTTTACCGTCTTGAGCAGACTCACGGGTGACCCTAGGTTCGAACAAGCTGCCAAACGAGCCTTCTGGGAAGTGTGGCATCGCAGGAGCGAAATCGGCCTGATCGGTAACGGCATCGACGCCGAACGAGGGCTGTGGATTGGGCCCCATGCGGGTATCGGTGCAGGCATGGACAGCTTCTTTGAATATGCGCTCAAGAGTCACATCCTTCTCTCTGGCCTGGGCATGCCCAACGCTTCTACGTCTCGCAGACAGA ATGCCTTCCTTCAAGCGTGGCATCAAGCTCACGCGTCGGTCAAGCGGTACTTGTACACTGACAGGAGCCATTTCCCCTATTACTCAAACAATCATCGTGCCACAGGCCAGCCATATGCCATGTGGATCGATAGTCTGGGTGCTTTCTATCCGGGGCTTCTAGCTTTGGctggtgaggttgaggaagcTATTGAGGCCAATCTTGTCTACACGGCCCTGTGGACTCGGTATTCTGCATTACCTGAGCGCTGGTCAGTTCGCGAGGGTAATGTCGAGGCAGGCATCGGCTGGTGGCCCGGAAGACCCGAGTTTATCGAGTCCACATACCACATCTACCGTGCTACCAGAGATCCTTGGTACCTTCATGTCGGCGAGATGGTTCTCCGCGACATCATGCGCCGGTGCTACGCTGAATGTGGCTGGGCCGGGCTTCAGGATGTTCAGACGGGCGAGAAGCAAGATCGCatggagagcttcttcttgggagAAACggcaaagtacatgtacctgctGTTCGATCCAGATCATCCGTTAAACAATATGGATGCCGCCTATGTCTTTACCACAGAAGGCCATCCGCTTATCATACCAAAAAGCAAGCGAGGGAGTCCTAACCGAGAGAAAACTCGCAaagtgaagaagagcaaagacgTCGCAGTCTACACCTATTATGATGAACAATTTACAAACTCTTGCCCTGCACCAGCAGCGCCTCTAGAGCACCATCTGATGAGTTCAGCCACTGCGGCCAGGCCAGACTTATTTGCCGTTTCTCGGTTCACAGATTTATATAGGACGCCCAACGTACATGGCCCTCTCGAGCTGGTTGAGATGCgtgacaagaagaaaggacGAGTGGTCGGGTACAGGGCCACTTCAAACCACACCATCTTCCCGTGGACTCTTCCACCGAGCATGTTGCCCGAGAACGGAACATGTGTTGCTCCTCCCGAGCGTATCATATCGCTGATAGAATTTCCAGCCAATGATCTTACCAGCGGCATAGCTTCGCGGTTTGGCACGCATCTTTCGTGGCAGACGCATTTAGGACCAACAGTTAATATGCTGGAAGGATTGAGACTCCAGCTTGAGCAAGTGTTGGACCCGACTTCAGGGGATTACAAGTGGAGGATTACGCATATTGGCAATACTCAGCTGGGACGCTATGAAACCGTCTTCTTTCACGCCGAACacatcaagcatctcaaggaCGAGGTGTTTTCCTGTAGGAGGAGGAAAGATGCGGTGGAGATTGAGCTACTCGTGGACAAACCAGAAATTAGCAACAGCACGCTTGAGTTTTCCGAAGAACTGCTcgacgatgagatggatgacatgATGGACAACGACACGATCAACGCCGAGAATCTAGCATCAAACTCGTTGTTTCAATCACTACTCCGCGCTGTGTCCTCCGTCTTCGAACCCGTCTACACAGCTATTCCAGCGTCAGACGCCAGCGAGGGCACTGCCAAGATATACAGCTACGACGCATACACGTCGACCGGTCCCGGCGCGTATCCCATGCCGTCTATCCCAGACACCCCCATCACCGGCAACCCGTTTTACAACGCGAAATACCCAGCGTTCAACTTCCCCTGGTCGACCGTCTATCTCGCAGATCAGGCCTGCGACGGGCCGCTCCCTGCGGCCGCGCCGCGCGAGCATCAGGTCATTGTCATGCGCCGCGGAGGCTGCTCCTTCAGCCGCAAGCTGGACAATATCCCGAGTTTCTCGCCCCACGAGAAGTCGCTACAGCTagtcatcatcctcgacgaGCCGCCTACtgacgaagacggcgccgacgaagacgacgagggtGTGGTCCGCGATAGGGGAGACCTCCCTCGGCCGCTGCTCGACAGGGAGCAGACCACCCCAAAGGGGATGAAGCGCCTCCACGGTATCCCCATGGTCCTCATGAGGGCCGACCAGGGCGACTACGAGCGCTTTGGCAGAGCCATGGGCGTAGGCATGAGGAGAAAGTATCGGGTCGAGAGCCAGGGGCTCGTGGTGGAGAATGCCGCCGTCTTGTAG
- a CDS encoding phosphoribosyl transferase domain-containing protein, whose product MSASTEPQDITTSSSNSQDASGRQPSAASSAAAQLASAQISLRKTLREFPDFPIPGIDFVDIMPLFANPDAHATLLSALELQISQSFGDSKPDVIVGLDARGFLFGPGLALRLGVPFAAVRKQGKLPGPCVTAEYIKEYGKDLFQMQQDAIKEGQKVLIVDDIIATGGSAAAAADLVHQLKGQVIGYLFILEIPGLNGREKLSAPTTILIENP is encoded by the exons aTGTCCGCCTCCACTGAGCCTCAGGacatcaccacctcctcctccaacagcCAAGATGCCTCGGGACGACAgccctccgccgcctcctccgccgccgcccaaCTCGCCAGTGCACAGATAAGCCTGCGCAAGACGCTGCGCGAGTTCCCCGACTTCCCCATCCCAGGGATTGACTTCGTCGACATCATGCCCCTCTTCGCCAACCCGGATGCCCATGCCACCCTGCTGTCCGCCCTCGAGCTGCAAATCTCCCAGTCCTTTGGCGACAGCAAGCCCGATGTCATTGTCGGCCTCGACGCCCGTGGCTTCCTCTTCGGCCCTGGTCTGGCTCTGCGCCTCGGCGTTCCCTTTGCCGCTGTGAGAAAGCAGGGCAAGCTGCCCGGCCCTTGCGTCACTGCCGAGTATATCAAGGAGTACGGCAAGGACCTGTTCCAGATGCAGCAggacgccatcaaggagggGCAGAAGGTGTTGATTGTTGACGATATCATTGCGACGG GTGgctcggcggcagcggcggcggatCTTGTTCACCAGCTCAAGGGTCAGGTCATTGGTTACCTTTTCATTCTCGAGATTCCTGGCCTCAACGGCCGCGAGAAGCTCAGCGCTCCTACTACTATTCTCATTGAGAACCCATAA
- a CDS encoding tim10/DDP family zinc finger domain-containing protein — protein MSFLGIGRPQPTSEQKIAAVEGEMRMMADTYNRLQKTCQKKCVPTDYREGELNKGESVCLDRCTAKFLDTSMKISEIMQQQGQAMGAGPQGGLF, from the exons ATGTCTTTCCTCGGAATCGGTCGTCCCCAGCCCACCTCGGAGCAGAAGATTGCTGCCGTCGAGGGCGAGATGCGCATGATGGCTGATACCTACAACCG CCTGCAAAAGACTTGCCAGAAAAAGTGCGTCCCCACCGACTACCGCGAGGGCGAGCTCAACAAGGGCGAGTCCGTCTGCCTCGACCGCTGCACCGCAAAGTTCCTCGACACGTCCATGAAGATTAGCGAAAtcatgcagcagcagggccagGCAATGGGCGCGGGACCTCAGGGCGGACTGTTCTAA